Part of the Cyprinus carpio isolate SPL01 chromosome A12, ASM1834038v1, whole genome shotgun sequence genome, GGAAGAAGGAAATGCTCCTCAGTCAGCTTTCTTAGGGCCAACGCTCTGGGATAAAACATTGTCTTATGATGGAGACTTTCTGATGGAGTATATGGACCTTGAGGAGTTTCTCTCTGAAAATGGCATCCCCTCCAGTCCTGCACAACATGACCAAAGCCTCCatcaccagcagcagcagcaggcttCAATGCCTCAGGGCCCCATCTCAGTCATGGACCTCAGCAGCCGGGCCGTGACCTCCATCAGTACGGGGATGGTTCCTCAGAACTGCCTCCACAGCCCGGGCAGACCAGGTACAAATGCTTCTGTGTCCCACAGTGTCAATTCTAGACCCTACTGTTGCCCATTCTGCTCCATAGATTAAAAAAGACCCTTGGAAAAGATGTTAAGATGGGTCAGATGTCACTGTGTAAATATGACAGTGTGTGGGTGGTAAATGGGAAACAGAGTATGTATTTTAGTTTAGTGAGAGTGTGTTGGAGTTTGGGGTATAGCTTTCCTCTGTATGGCTGCTTTGTTCCTATTCTTTGACACATTGTTTTGTTCtactttaatataaaaagttgcaTACAGTATAAGCCAGTCTGAGAATTTCAAGTAGCTGGAATGaattatatgataaaatacagATGGTATcatctcataataataataataataacatccacATAAATTCTCTGGGTGCTTGTCTGATGACAAGTAAGACTATAcaattttcttgttttctgaTACATTCAAAAATAAGTAGTCAAGTGTAAAAACTGCTCAATTTTCCCACCCAAGCCTTAGAGTTCATTTGTGAATGGAAATCTCAGACTAGCCTATGACAAGCTATTTTCCTCTGACTAAAATTTGCTCTTTTCCTTGACTGAGTATTTGTGTgcaatatctatttatttattttttatggaaaactAAATGAAGTTTTGGAAATTTGTTGATTTCTTGTTCAGTTAGGTCtttcaaactaattttaaaatcaattttgttaatttatcaaagtaaatatgtaaatgatgaATGATAGTAATTAAATTCTGGTAACCAAAAATCTTTAACTGATTACAACAACATAAAATTTTCTAGATGTTTTAATCAATACTTCTGCTAAAATAGACACAGGATAAAAATATGAAGTGCTTTCAAGAAACTCTGGAGTTTTTATATTGATACTAAAACATAGAAGGACTGTGATACTTTATATGTTTGATGTTAATGATTTTCTGAATTTACATGAAATGTATGCACAAATAGACAGTACTGACAGTACTTTTTATTTgcgcttttttttattaatgtctgGTGCACCACCTGGTGGAATGAAATGCTCATGACAGCTGTTTCACCATCTGTTACAATACACAATACATGACCACTGAATTACACTTACACCATGGAGTCAGCAATAAATAGATTGTTTTTCTTCTCATAGTTTTGCCTCCATCACGTAACACACCAAGTCCAGTAGACCCAGAGGCCATTCAGATACCAGTGAGCTACGAGCCCGATCCAGCAGACCTCGCTCTGTCCAGCGTGCCGGGCCAGGAGGTTTTCGACCCACGTAAACACAAGTTCTCTGAAGAGGAGCTGAAACCTCAGCCTATGATCAAGAAAGCACGCAAAATCTACATTCCTGATGATATGAAGGTAACTTGGGTCTAGTTATTCAGCCCCTGACAGAGTATTTTTGGTCACCCATTTCTCCCTTTCACCATTGACCAGCTGGGCAACAGGTTCTTGCTTAGAAGCTTATGTCCGTTCATTCATCCTTCGGCGGCCTGGCCCACGTGATCTTCCTTTTCCCTGGTATCGCTCCAGTTCTGCTGGGTTTAGGATTAAAGgatttgccatttttaatttgttcaaaTAGAAGTGAATCCCTACCCAGCTTTGCAGGGTAGTAAATTGCTCAAAGCTGATTGCACGGCAGCGAATGCGTGAGAAAACTTGTCATCTCAATGATGGTTGGTTTTCTCTCGTGCTTGTCCTGCCAATCATAAATATGGTATCATTTGTAATAATCCTCTGTTCTTGTAAATCTTAATTAGTTGTGTAGAAACTATCAAACTTGTAaggcctgacatatgaaataatagtgaaaaaaaaaaaaaaaaaaaaaatatatatatatatatataatagcagaATATAGACGAGCTATTTATGTTAagctgtttatgtttatgttaagcatcatatttgatttgtcaggcttttatggctcaaaTAGTATGGTATAGCAGAATATAGAGCTTATGATTAAGGAAGAAAAAAGCCTTTGGTcacattttaagatgattttagtagtgaaacacacaataaaaaaaaaaaatatacatataaaaaaaaaataaaaaaaaaattatttacaacattaaaaaataaagtataaaaaattaaataaaaatttcacgTAAAAAGTACTTCAGTACACAACTATGAAACAATTACAACTATGAAAAATCACTATATTACTAAAAACCACAATactgacatttttacaaaatgactATAAAACTAAGGAAAAGGTTTGTTGAtaatcatgttgataatttagagttttttttttttgtgcatcatatgatacagtaggctttatcaCTTCCCAACACAATCAatcaaaaaacactaaataatcaGAGTGATCATGGCATAATGTAACAAGGTGCTCTGGTCTCTTCCCCACCCCTTTATTCTGCATATTTTGAGCAGAATGAAAAATACTGGGCACGGCGCAGAAAGAACAACATGGCCGCAAAGAGGTCACGGGACGCTCGACGCCTAAAGGAGAATCAGATTGCCATCCGGGCTGGTTTCCTGGAGAAAGAGAATGCGGCTCTCCGACTGGAAGTTGCCGACCTACGGAGAGAGCTGGGCcggtgtaaaaatgttttaacagagTATGAAGCTCAACACGACCCTCTGTGAGACCACCCGGGTGCTCCTCAAGTTCCCCCACCAGTACCCTTCTAATTCGAAGGACAATATTCTTGGGTTAAAGTCCACTGGGCCTGTTTTCCAGCCAGCCCTCACCTCAGTCTGTTCTTGACACCTTATGAGGCAGAAACATTACATTGTGTGGTTACTTTAGAGATCTACCCACTGTCTTTCTCTATTTGTTATCGCAAACAAAGCCATCGTTGTTTGCCGAtcatgtttcttattattttactgtgttgtaGCATTTGTCCACAAATGTATGCCTTGATTTGTTGTAATTTAGCAGTTAAATCTGAGCTAGTGGATCTTCTGCTGTTCCACTACAGACACCCATTGCGTTGTGTATGAGAGAGGTGCATGTGCATAGCTGCTTGGGGCACATACATGTTTTGTGTCTCCGTAAAGACAATATTCTCACAGACAGAATAGAATGTAGCAGGATTTGAGAGTTTGAATTCGTAAAATAATTCTATATGAccataattaataaatatctgTATATCCTTGGAGACAATCAAGTTGTTTATATTCCAAAGCGTAATGAAATAAAGATGTCAGCTACTAGAAATCTGTGCCACATAGAGCATGATTGAAATTGGCTGTTTCTTTATTATGAACCAGTAGTTTTTTGTCTGTAAATGACTTTCATTTCAGTGAATATGaaagatatactgtatgtctatGCTGATTTGAGAGTTCAGTTAAAAAGTCCACACCCAATCCCTTTAAATCCTGTGAAGCTAATTTAGTTTAGGTAGAACTGATTCCATCAGATTCAGCACAGAGCGTCATTTATTCTGCATTAGCATGCTTTTGAGTTCAAACTGTGATCAAGGAAAGCATTTTGAACAAGGTCTCAGTGCCCTTATTGTTGACACAAAGAGTGCTATTTAGAGTATATCGATACAGATATGTTGCCTTTTGTTGGTCAGTTGTGAAATGAATGTAGTGAAGTGTATTTTATGTCTATCATTCTTTACTACAGACCAAATAATATGAAATACAATAAGGTTATATTGTcatattacaattaaatgtttttacaaagatatttttgcttttgtacagtattttcatatgaatttctgaatatatatctatgtaatttgatgtatactgtatatttataggCTTCAAACTCTATGGAATAAAGGTCTGAATTCTACAGGTAACTGTACAGTATATGGGCATTAATATAATTAgagttaattaatacatttagtaACATGAACTTTACATGCGATCGTAGTTTCTTTACCTTTTCTTACACAGGCACTTTAGTATTATGTGCATCAgtatcacaactttttttttttcatgtttcttttgtttttaaattatattgtcaatatttttaatgtattggtTGTGATGTACGATCATGAAATATGGTATTATTTGCCAAACTTGGTAAAAGAACACTATCCTTGGCCACATAGAATGTTGTCAATCATTGTATATTTCAACAAACAAGATgtcttttatattaaatatattaaaatacagcatgtttaaattttaacattCTTTCTTCAGATGATTATTTGacttaaatatttgcaatatgtTGTCTGTTGTGGTCCTTTTTGGTTCCCTTTTCCGGTTTCACTGctcttaatgaaaataaaaagcttttgaaaaGCAGATATTTGGTGATGTTTTGTGTTTAATGAGTGAAATATTAATGTgctgtattataaatatttcaagtCTTTCTTTCAAGATTTCACAAAGGTTTAATTTGCACTATGAGCTCATTAAGGGCCAAATAATTGTAAGAAACTTCTTGTGATTTGATACTCTGTGTATGTTGGAAGATTGAAAAATTATAGCTGTTATTCCCAAATATATCAGCAGAGACCACTGTCTATCCAAAAATGCTTGTTTGTGTCTCTAAATAGTTGTCAatgcaccacaa contains:
- the LOC109099671 gene encoding hepatic leukemia factor-like: MSRQLTMNPAFLPPQTNGVLKALLEKPLKLPLHQDEGKERGKVKKLEEEGNAPQSAFLGPTLWDKTLSYDGDFLMEYMDLEEFLSENGIPSSPAQHDQSLHHQQQQQASMPQGPISVMDLSSRAVTSISTGMVPQNCLHSPGRPVLPPSRNTPSPVDPEAIQIPVSYEPDPADLALSSVPGQEVFDPRKHKFSEEELKPQPMIKKARKIYIPDDMKNEKYWARRRKNNMAAKRSRDARRLKENQIAIRAGFLEKENAALRLEVADLRRELGRCKNVLTEYEAQHDPL